In the genome of Acidobacteriota bacterium, one region contains:
- a CDS encoding DedA family protein, whose amino-acid sequence MSLKTIIDAPRRWLRGLYDWTMHWADTPHAMAALFLIAIVESSVFPIPPDVLLIAIVASNTSRWLRAAALCTVGSVIGAVGGYLIGEGFMVTLGQPIVEFYQAQKHWDTVVEMYTGPWGVWFLAAAAFTPIPFKVATIAAGATGMPFWPFVLTSAIGRSARFFLVALILRLFGAKVRETLERNFDAAALTFLVLLVGGFLVLRYL is encoded by the coding sequence ATGTCCCTGAAAACGATCATCGACGCGCCGCGCCGCTGGCTGCGCGGCCTCTACGACTGGACGATGCACTGGGCCGATACGCCCCACGCGATGGCGGCGCTGTTCCTGATCGCCATTGTCGAGTCGTCGGTGTTCCCGATCCCGCCCGATGTGCTGCTCATCGCCATCGTCGCCTCGAACACGTCGCGGTGGCTGCGTGCGGCGGCGCTGTGCACGGTGGGCTCCGTCATCGGCGCGGTGGGCGGCTACCTGATTGGCGAGGGCTTCATGGTCACGCTGGGTCAGCCCATCGTCGAGTTCTACCAGGCGCAGAAGCACTGGGACACGGTGGTCGAGATGTACACCGGGCCATGGGGCGTCTGGTTCCTCGCCGCCGCCGCGTTCACGCCCATTCCCTTCAAGGTGGCGACGATCGCGGCCGGCGCGACGGGCATGCCCTTCTGGCCGTTCGTACTGACGTCAGCGATTGGCCGCAGCGCGCGCTTCTTCCTCGTGGCGCTGATCCTGCGGTTGTTCGGGGCGAAGGTGCGGGAGACGCTCGAGCGGAACTTCGACGCCGCCGCGCTGACGTTCCTGGTGCTGCTCGTCGGTGGCTTCCTCGTACTGAGGTACCTCTGA